CACCTTTAGATTCATTTAAAATATCTTTATCTTGAAAAAACTTATCATATTTAGCCAAAAACTCCTTAGCAGCTGACAAAACACAGTTATCAAAACTTTCTATAAATCTTTCTTTTCCTTCACTTACCACTAAATTAGAGAAATTTATATATAATACTAAATACTGATTTCTTCTCTCAGTTGGATTTAACCCTATATATAAATCTTTAAATAATTCTTCAAATTTTTCAGCTTTATTTATATCATAATAATTTTCTATCATAGATAAAAATAAACTTTTACCAAACTTTCTAGGCCTTATAAAAAACTGATATGGAGGCTCATTTTCTAGAATCTCAATGTATTTACTTTTGTCTACATATAAATAATTTTGTTCTCTAATTGTCTGAAAATTAGATATACCATAGGGAACTTTTTTCATATTAATACATTCCTCTCACTAAACAAGTTTTATTGTATAATTTAATTAAAACATATTCCTATTCTCTTCAATAAAATTCCTCTGTTTATTTAAATAATTAATAAGAGGTTTTACATTATTATTTGTAGATTCCTCTAAAGCTTTTTTATATTCAGTTGAAGTTTCACCATTCATATATTTAAGCGGTAACCTATTATCAAGTAATTGTTTTAAAAATATAAAACGACCTATTCTTCCATTACCATCTTGAAATGGATGTATCTTTTCAAATTCTAAATGAAATTTTGCTATATCTTCTAATGTTACTTCTTTTAGATTATTAAATTTATTTATTAAAATATTCAATTTATCTTCAACTTCCCAAGGATTTGCTGTATCAAAATTAGCCCCTAATATTTTATTAGAATATTTCTTAAAAACACCTGCTAAACCTAAATCATATAGTCTAGTTCTATACATTAAACTAGCATGCCACTCTTTTATCATTTCTAAAGTTAAAGGCTTATCCAAACTATCAATAATTAAATCAAATGTATAAAACGAATTCACAGTTTCTTGTACATCATCTAAAGTATGAGTTCC
The DNA window shown above is from Haloimpatiens massiliensis and carries:
- a CDS encoding Fic family protein, whose protein sequence is MYNKFLQILKETKGIHNSLNEILKYDFIYHSNKIEGSTFTTEALQMLMEKNIVTGTHTLDDVQETVNSFYTFDLIIDSLDKPLTLEMIKEWHASLMYRTRLYDLGLAGVFKKYSNKILGANFDTANPWEVEDKLNILINKFNNLKEVTLEDIAKFHLEFEKIHPFQDGNGRIGRFIFLKQLLDNRLPLKYMNGETSTEYKKALEESTNNNVKPLINYLNKQRNFIEENRNMF